A window from Salvelinus sp. IW2-2015 linkage group LG5, ASM291031v2, whole genome shotgun sequence encodes these proteins:
- the LOC111963626 gene encoding proteinase-activated receptor 3 has product MGKLLLFLLVSFLLLDVTFQSKGKRAKKSKWNITLIPRTFKGKIIQLKPVSLPNASQQTQTQQAPXYSGLPTASAPTPPALWLLXNDTAAYLAGPLSRWVIPXFYMLAIVVGIPANVAILSAVATEVRRVSSAILYCSLAVSDLFLLLSLXFKAHYHLHGNHWVFGEXACRIVTACFYGNLYCSAHTLACISVKRYLAVVRPFLYKSLPKRAYTAWASVVVWGVFGAAVIPELLVRQSYHLPQLGLTTCHDVLPLDYSSHAPLLYYKLGLTFLGLLVPLVVTAVCYARIVRELNHSHHDWALYVKARSLVFVIFVACFXPAGTLHFLHYVRLLAEEEDSFYGYFNVAVCLCCLHACLDPFLFLLMSKSAGSKLHFMTLKGKTLSIST; this is encoded by the exons ATGGGGAAACTTTTGCTAtttttattggtttcttttctTTTGCTGGATGTGACATTTCAATCCAAAG GGAAAAGGGCCAAGAAATCCAAGTGGAACATCACTCTAATTCCCAGAACATTTAAAGGAAAAATCATCCAGTTAaagcctgtctctctccctaatgccagccaacagacacagacacaacaagcACCCCYTTATTCTGGCCTCCCCACTGCCTCTGCTCCTACCCCTCCGGCGCTGTGGTTGCTAYGCAACGACACAGCGGCGTACCTCGCCGGCCCCCTGAGCAGGTGGGTCATCCCCYGTTTTTACATGCTGGCCATTGTCGTGGGGATCCCGGCCAACGTCGCCATCTTGTCCGCCGTGGCCACCGAAGTCAGGAGGGTGTCGTCYGCCATCCTCTACTGCAGCCTGGCCGTCTccgacctcttcctcctcctctccctcYTCTTCAAGGCRCACTACCATCTCCACGGCAACCACTGGGTGTTCGGCGAGARTGCCTGCCGCATCGTCACAGCCTGTTTCTACGGCAACCTGTACTGCTCGGCACACACGCTAGCCTGTATTAGCGTCAAACGCTACCTGGCCGTGGTGCGCCCGTTTCTCTACAAGAGCCTCCCRAAGAGGGCCTATACCGCCTGGGCCAGCGTGGTTGTTTGGGGGGTGTTTGGGGCTGCTGTCATACCCGAGCTCCTGGTCCGGCAGAGCTACCACCTCCCTCAGCTAGGCCTCACKACTTGCCATGATGTTCTTCCACTGGACTACAGCTCCCATGCTCCTCTGCTRTACTACAAGCTGGGCCTGACCTTTCTGGGTCTACTAGTCCCGCTGGTGGTCACGGCTGTGTGTTATGCACGGATAGTCCGAGAACTCAACCACTCACACCACGACTGGGCGCTGTATGTCAAGGCTAGRTCGCTGGTGTTTGTYATTTTCGTYGCATGTTTCYGCCCCGCCGGGACCCTCCACTTCCTGCATTATGTGCGTCTGTTGGCGGARGAAGAGGACAGCTTCTACGGCTACTTCAACGTGGCagtgtgtctgtgctgtctgcATGCCTGCCTGGACCCATTCCTCTTCCTCCTTATGTCCAAATCAGCCGGATCCAAACTRCACTTCATGACCCTCAAGGGGAAGACTCTGAGCATCTCCACCTGA